The genomic region ATTCTTGAATCATATTATCAATATGATTTAATACCGAATCTTTATTAATTACAAAATACTTTTTGCGGTCGCCCGTTTTGGTAAAGTATTCTATTTTTTTTAAGTCTTGTAAGTGGTTTAGATGTGTAGAAATGGTGCTTTTACTTGCGCATAATACCTCTACCATTTCATCAAAAGTTGCTCCTCGTTTTCCTGTTAAAATCACATAAGCCATTATACGTGCTGCAACAGGTGCTAAACTATCTTTACTTTCTAAATGAACGCCTAGTCTTTCTACAAGCTCCATTTTTTCCTTGCAAATCGAATCTTTCATTTTTATTTAAGTTAAGTTATAATCATTATTTAATCATGCAAATATATAACTAGTTCGGAACTAACCGAACTGAACGAAGTTAAATATTGTTAAAGAAATTTCTTTTCAATTGGCGTATACAATCTTCAATTTTAAAGATTATAATCATCAAATTAATACTGATCATATGGCAATATTGACAATACGATATCTTCTTAAGTCAATATAACCGGTGTTTTGGGATGTTTTTCCCCCTAATACTGTACTATCTATGATGGATTTGAAATTAAAAAATCAACTATTTAAGGTAATTTCATATTCTAAATCACTCATATGAAAAAGCTACTTCTTATTCTATTATTAATTTTAAACTTCAGCTGCAGTGAAGAACAAAATAATCCTCTGGATACAGTTGTAAAGAATATAGAAGATTTACAAAACGCGATTGATAATGCTCAACCTGGTGATGAGATTATTCTATCAAATGGCGTTTGGGAAAACTCTCAAATAAAATTTCATGCTACAGGCACTGAAAAACAACCTATCACCTTGAGAGCAGAAACGCCAGGAAAAGTAACGCTAGAAGGTGAATCTGTTTTAAAAATAAGTGGAGAACACTTAATTGTTAAAGATTTATATTTTAAAAATGGTTACACACCAGATGAAGCGGTTATCATATTCCGCAATAGTCCAGATTCTATAGCATACAACTGCCGCGTTACAGGTACCGTAATAGAAGATTACACACAGCTAGATAGACACAGAAAAGATCATTGGGTAGAATTTTATGGACAGCATAACGAGCTGGACCATTCTTATATCACTGGAAAATCTAATGAAGGTCCGACCGTAAAAGTTTATTTAAATGATAATAGACATATTAACAATTATCATAAAATTCACGACAACCATTTCGGTCCACGACCTAGAAAAGGTGGACCTAAGGCAGAGACTATGCAATTAGGAGCTAGTACAACCTCTATGACACCATCATACACTCAAGTGACTAATAACTTATTTGAAAAGTGTAATGGCGAGGTTGAAATCATATCTAGTAAATCTAATTTCAACAACTTTAGTAACAACGTATTTTTAGAAAGTGAAGGTTCTGTAGTGACACGACATGGTAACTATGCCACTATCAGTGGTAATCTGTTCATTGCAAATGATAATCCTTATGTGGGCGGTATAAGAGTAATTAACACTGGCCACTGGATAACAAATAATTATTTCTATGGCTTGAAAGGTCAGGAATTTCGTGCCGCGCTTGCTATAATGAACGGTATCCCTAAATCACCTTTAAACCGTTATAATCAGGTTACAGATGCTGTGATTGCTCATAACAGCTGGATCAATTGCGAGCAACCTATTCACTTTTCTGTAGGCGTAAACTTAGATCAGGCAGACGTGCTACCGCCATCAGAAATTAGATCTGCAAGGCCTAAAAGAGTCATCTTTGCAAACAATTTTGTTTACAACCAGTCGGCTACCTCTTACCCTATCAAGGCTTATGATAAAATTGACGGTGTAAAATTCAAGAGTAATCTATGGACCACTGCCTTTGATAATGAGACGACAGATTTGGATTATTTCGCTTTCGCGAAAGCGGACTTAAAACCAGCATATGAGATCTACTATACTCCTACAAATTATAATAAAGAGTTGTACAACGGATTTAACTTCAACACCATAGATACCGATGCATTAGGTGAAAACAGAAATCAAGATCAAAATTATATAGGAGCGATTATTCCACCTCTTCAAAAAGAACCTGTGCAATTGAAAACGAGTAATTATGGTCCAGAATGGTTTACGGCAAGACAGGGAAATCAAGATATTAAAACCCACAAAGTGTCTAACTCTAGCGAATTACTAGCTGCTATTGATAAAGCAAATTCTGAAGATATCATCCTATTAGAAGATGGTAACTATCTTATTGATAAGACTATAAATTTATCTAAGGAACTGACCATTACAAGTAAAGAGCAAAAGGTAACCATACAATTTGACGCTCTTAAGACTGGATTCTTGATGCATCCTAAAGGTATTTTACACTTAGAAAATCTAAACATTATAGGTACACCAGAACAAGATCTATTTAATACGCTAGATGAAAATATGTCCATGGCTTACGGAATACATTTAAATCATGTAAACATATCTAACTTTAAATCTGTACTAGACGCCTCTAAAAGCTCATTTGCAGATGAAATCACCATAAGCGATTCACAATTTAATAACTGCAAAAATGGTTTCTTGTTAGATAAAGAAACTGATGATAAAGGAGATTATAACGTAGAATTCTTAACGGTTACTAATTCTACCTTTGATAACATCTCTAATGAGGTGATTGACTTTTATCGTGGTGGATATGATGAATCAACTATAGGTGGAGTTCTAACATTAAGTAATAATGTATTTAAAAATTGTGGTAAAGAGGATAAAGATGAGATTTTAATCAATACTCGTGGTATTATTAACGTCACAATGAAAGACAATCTATTCACAAATAATAAAACAAAGCTCACTGCGGTACTATGGGGTGCAAAAGGTCAAGAGCCTATTAACAATACCATTACCAACTCTGGTGAGATTAAGGTGGTTGAGAACATCGCATTAAAATTGGTTTACTAAGAATAGTAACCAGTAGGCATAAAAAAAACCTGATATAACTATCAGGTTTTTTTTGTTTTGAATTTTTGACTAATTCAATGACTAACTAAATGCTAGTCCACCATTAATATCAATATTAGTACCAGTTATATAGGCACTCTTATCAGTGGCAAGATAAACGACTAGATCTGCAACATCTTCTGCATATCCCTGACGACGTAATGGCGCCATTCCAGCAACCTTAGTACGTACCTCATCTGGTGTGAAGTCATCATGAAACTTTGTTGCAATCATACCTGGCGCAACTGCATTAACACGTATACCATCTGGACCAAATTCTTTTGCCCAACCTCTAGTAAGAGTCATAATTGCTCCTTTTGCAGCAGCATAAAGAGTGGCACCACCACCACCACCATCACGACCTGCTAGCGAAGATAAATTAATGATAGAACCACCATCGCCCATCAAAGGTCTTATAGCTTGGGTAACAAAAAAGGTAGATTTATAATTAAGATCTACTAATAGATCAAAGAATTCTTCATCTACTTCTTCTGTTTTCTTTCTAGCTACCAGTCCACCGGTATTGTTCACTAAAACATGAACCTCACTACCGTAAGCAGCAACAGTTGCATCTTTAAGTTTTTGAACACCTGTCATTTTAGTTAAATCAGCTTGTACAATTGTACATGATCCACCGGCGTCTTCAATCATTTTTTTTGTTTCCTCTGCTTTACTGGCACTACTGTTATAATTAATAACCACTTTAGCACCTTCGGCAGCGAGTTGTAAAGAGATAGAACGACCTATATCTCGCGCTCCACCTGTTACAACAGCAACTTTATTTTTAAGTTTACTCATTTTATTATGAATATTAAATTAGATACCTAATGCCTGTCCACCACCTATCTGGATTGTCTCTGCAGTGATGAATGACGCATCTTTACTAGCTAAGAAAGAAACAACGCCACTTACATCTTCTGGCTTCCCTAGACGACCTAGTAATATATTATTTGCCCATGAAGCAAATACTTCTGGCTTTGTAGATTTAATTTGTTGGTGAAATGGAGTATCAATAGTTCCAGGAGAAACCGCATTTACTCTTATTCCATATTCTGCAAGATCTTTTGCAAGAGCTCTTGTAATTGCGTGAACACCAGCTTTAGAAGTTCCGTAAATACCAGCTCCTGGACCACCAGCGTTCCATGCTGCATTAGATGTATAATTAATAATTGATGGATGCCCTCCTTTCTTAAGGAAAGGAATAGCTGCTCTAGATGCAAAGAATACTGAGTCTAAGTTCAATGCCATTACTTTTCTATAAAAGTCAGTAGTCATTTCTTCAAAACGAGATCTACCACCTAGTCCACCAGCATTGTTCACAAGTGTATCTATTCTACCATACTTCTCACCTATGGCTGTGATATTTTTAGTAACAGCATGTTCATCTGTAACGTCAAAACCCATATATTCTGCATCAACTCCAGCTTCTTTTAGCTCTGCAGCTCTTGCCGCACCAGCTTCATCGTCTATACCATTAAGGACAACAGTATAACCATCGTGACCTAATCTTTTTGCTACTTCAAAACCTATTCCACCAGTTGCACCAGTTACTACGGCTACTTTTCCTTTATTACTCATATTATTGATTGTTTACTAGTTATGATTTTATTTATCTTCTTTATCGCCAAAGTATGACACTCCACTACCGTCTAGAAAATCCTCGCGCACTGGAGCAAAAACATCGATAAGCATTCCTTCTTCTAAGCAAACTGCACTGTGCATTAAATTAGGCTCCATGTAAACTCCATCACCAGCTTTAACGATTTGCTTTACACCATCTATTTCAAATTCAAATTTACCAGCTGCTACATAAGTAGTTTGGGTATGAAAATGTTGATGTGGTGCACCTTCTGCACCTTTTTCAAATTTTACTTGAACCATCATGATCTGGTTGTCATAGCCTAAAAATTTACGAGATACGCCACCTCCTAAATTTTCCCATTCCATCTGGTCTGTTAAAATGTATTTTTCACTAAATCTTTTCATGATTATAATTTAATTAATTGATGCGGTCCATCCCAACTGATAGATTTACCATTATATGTTATTGTATGATTTGTTTGTTGATCACGCTTTTGCGAAAGCGTATATAAATACGTCTCTTCTCCTACTTTAAAGCTCACAATATCATAGTCACCTTGCTTCTCATGTGATAAATCTGAGAATACAGATTTAGGAAATGTTACTGTTTCTTGAATAGGATTAAAGAATCCATGAGGTTCTATGATGTTTACAAATGTGTGATTTTTAATACTGGATGGCTGTCTGATTAAATACTGACGTTGTAGATTAAGGTTAAATTCTGGATCATTTGCACCAGTTTGTGTGATGTACAACTCTGTATCAAAATTTGTCACACTAGTGATGCTATAAAAGCGCTGTGCCTGTAAAAATGTGAATTGTGAATTTGTATGGTTAGCAAGTGGAGAACCTTTTGCTAAAACTTCTAAATGGTTGTATCCATTATCTTTACCTAGAACAGTTTTATTAGCTGGTCTGGTGTAATCAAATTGTGTGTCTATGATATCACCAAAGAAAGGGTAATTTAAATCCATTTGATGTCCAGTACTAGAATCTACATGGTATAAATCGATTATAAATGGCCTGTTTGAAATATCTGAATCGTTAATCATAGTAATAGATCTAGATAGCTTTGTGCCTTTATAAGCCATTGTGTCTGTTGCAACGGTAACTTGTAATCGATCATTACTCATATCGTTTTTAACGAGTTGAGAAACATGCTCTTCTGAATATTTTACGTTTCCTTTATATTGTGATTTTTCATCCAGTACCACAGCACTATGCGCGATAGTATGTTGAGCATAAGTTTTATTTTCTGGTAAATAGCGTCCACCTCTTTTAGTTTCTATATTTAAAAATCTGGCAGCTCCATAATCAGGGATAATTTCATTACCATGGTCGTAAACTGAAAGACTTAATCGATCAAAGTGTCCATGTCCCATACCTTGAGTAGAGAATTTAAGTACAGCCTGTAACTGTCCTGCTGTTTTTTGAGGACTGCGCATTAAAGATAGTCCACCGCTGTTCCCTTCTACTCCATCTGCAATGAACATACTAGGTCTTTCATAAAAGTCCTCGGTATTATCAGTAATAGCATTTGCTGCAATCACACCAGCATCTGTTAATGATATTTTATTCATCATTTTAATAACAGGTAATAAGGATGCGTCTTTATATTGTTTATAAGCTATGTTTGTTGCAAATACGACTTCATCGCTTTCCCATGTTTTACTTTTAATCGCGTCATTTATAGGATAGAAACGGCCTTGCTCATCTGTAAGCTGCAGTAAGGTAGTCACGGCTTTTCTTAAAATTCCATCTCTATGTTCAAAAATCTTAACATCTGGTCGATTGTTCTCTATAGCCTCTGCAAAAGCAATAAAAGGTAGAATAGCATACCTGTGGTAGTAAGGACCTTCACT from Nonlabens arenilitoris harbors:
- a CDS encoding cupin domain-containing protein, producing the protein MKRFSEKYILTDQMEWENLGGGVSRKFLGYDNQIMMVQVKFEKGAEGAPHQHFHTQTTYVAAGKFEFEIDGVKQIVKAGDGVYMEPNLMHSAVCLEEGMLIDVFAPVREDFLDGSGVSYFGDKEDK
- a CDS encoding chondroitinase-B domain-containing protein; this translates as MKKLLLILLLILNFSCSEEQNNPLDTVVKNIEDLQNAIDNAQPGDEIILSNGVWENSQIKFHATGTEKQPITLRAETPGKVTLEGESVLKISGEHLIVKDLYFKNGYTPDEAVIIFRNSPDSIAYNCRVTGTVIEDYTQLDRHRKDHWVEFYGQHNELDHSYITGKSNEGPTVKVYLNDNRHINNYHKIHDNHFGPRPRKGGPKAETMQLGASTTSMTPSYTQVTNNLFEKCNGEVEIISSKSNFNNFSNNVFLESEGSVVTRHGNYATISGNLFIANDNPYVGGIRVINTGHWITNNYFYGLKGQEFRAALAIMNGIPKSPLNRYNQVTDAVIAHNSWINCEQPIHFSVGVNLDQADVLPPSEIRSARPKRVIFANNFVYNQSATSYPIKAYDKIDGVKFKSNLWTTAFDNETTDLDYFAFAKADLKPAYEIYYTPTNYNKELYNGFNFNTIDTDALGENRNQDQNYIGAIIPPLQKEPVQLKTSNYGPEWFTARQGNQDIKTHKVSNSSELLAAIDKANSEDIILLEDGNYLIDKTINLSKELTITSKEQKVTIQFDALKTGFLMHPKGILHLENLNIIGTPEQDLFNTLDENMSMAYGIHLNHVNISNFKSVLDASKSSFADEITISDSQFNNCKNGFLLDKETDDKGDYNVEFLTVTNSTFDNISNEVIDFYRGGYDESTIGGVLTLSNNVFKNCGKEDKDEILINTRGIINVTMKDNLFTNNKTKLTAVLWGAKGQEPINNTITNSGEIKVVENIALKLVY
- a CDS encoding SDR family NAD(P)-dependent oxidoreductase, whose product is MSKLKNKVAVVTGGARDIGRSISLQLAAEGAKVVINYNSSASKAEETKKMIEDAGGSCTIVQADLTKMTGVQKLKDATVAAYGSEVHVLVNNTGGLVARKKTEEVDEEFFDLLVDLNYKSTFFVTQAIRPLMGDGGSIINLSSLAGRDGGGGGATLYAAAKGAIMTLTRGWAKEFGPDGIRVNAVAPGMIATKFHDDFTPDEVRTKVAGMAPLRRQGYAEDVADLVVYLATDKSAYITGTNIDINGGLAFS
- a CDS encoding GbsR/MarR family transcriptional regulator, with protein sequence MKDSICKEKMELVERLGVHLESKDSLAPVAARIMAYVILTGKRGATFDEMVEVLCASKSTISTHLNHLQDLKKIEYFTKTGDRKKYFVINKDSVLNHIDNMIQEWETVEVLHLEMKAYKETINKHITDEDEKFDLTFHNNYLKFISSASASMKELKDNLIKNKFNL
- a CDS encoding heparinase II/III domain-containing protein, which produces MLHRIIFLAFLITTTIACKQKQTTVDSSSSSSKLLLSASGINSFKNSDNAIVIHATEDLESQVKEILKESVIIPQPVDAGGGYSHEKHKRNYSDLYRVAISYNVNPTVQKLAFVKEMFTGYAAMYPTLGMHPKAKENHPGGKLYWQGLNEAVTLFYMIQAYDMTREFMTDEERTKIETDLLRPMATFLSVDSYDVFNKIHNHGTWSVAAVGMTGMVLGDDDMIDRSIYGSNKDGETGFIAQLDHLFSSDGFYSEGPYYHRYAILPFIAFAEAIENNRPDVKIFEHRDGILRKAVTTLLQLTDEQGRFYPINDAIKSKTWESDEVVFATNIAYKQYKDASLLPVIKMMNKISLTDAGVIAANAITDNTEDFYERPSMFIADGVEGNSGGLSLMRSPQKTAGQLQAVLKFSTQGMGHGHFDRLSLSVYDHGNEIIPDYGAARFLNIETKRGGRYLPENKTYAQHTIAHSAVVLDEKSQYKGNVKYSEEHVSQLVKNDMSNDRLQVTVATDTMAYKGTKLSRSITMINDSDISNRPFIIDLYHVDSSTGHQMDLNYPFFGDIIDTQFDYTRPANKTVLGKDNGYNHLEVLAKGSPLANHTNSQFTFLQAQRFYSITSVTNFDTELYITQTGANDPEFNLNLQRQYLIRQPSSIKNHTFVNIIEPHGFFNPIQETVTFPKSVFSDLSHEKQGDYDIVSFKVGEETYLYTLSQKRDQQTNHTITYNGKSISWDGPHQLIKL
- a CDS encoding SDR family NAD(P)-dependent oxidoreductase → MSNKGKVAVVTGATGGIGFEVAKRLGHDGYTVVLNGIDDEAGAARAAELKEAGVDAEYMGFDVTDEHAVTKNITAIGEKYGRIDTLVNNAGGLGGRSRFEEMTTDFYRKVMALNLDSVFFASRAAIPFLKKGGHPSIINYTSNAAWNAGGPGAGIYGTSKAGVHAITRALAKDLAEYGIRVNAVSPGTIDTPFHQQIKSTKPEVFASWANNILLGRLGKPEDVSGVVSFLASKDASFITAETIQIGGGQALGI